In Ailuropoda melanoleuca isolate Jingjing unplaced genomic scaffold, ASM200744v2 unplaced-scaffold11232, whole genome shotgun sequence, a single window of DNA contains:
- the LOC117797686 gene encoding uncharacterized protein LOC117797686 isoform X1: protein MDRKHARAFAPTSPDVPALAVGGQGTAGICGALTQSSGVRGSGVGDSGIPVSLKRMQGDSVTFHVIRKPELPPAVELEKISWGNASGSNYIVMLNVLPGRNVPEWLNFQDKFEKRVHVPNTTTLRIDNLTLEDSGLYRARVSYSNGTESDQDFHLMVYEPVPLPQIRAMVPSLTPGWCNVTVECDSMGTREGLTVSWESEGLPRELEQRPVPGPAPNPWTLAVSLPLSQPNASLTCVVSSQVDQNTASQDLRDICGHGECILPEGRGSLRAQGALGDSSWLLSLPYLWHLLPGHPIQDSGRHIQLASVLRCPSPAALLPSPLRVQAAPAVTSPALIHHPVCV from the exons ATGGACCGAAAACATGCTCGTGCTTTTGCTCCGACCTCTCCTGACGTTCCTGCTCTCGCTGTGGGGGGTCAGGGCACCGCAG GCATCTGCGGCGCTCTGACCCAGAGCTCTGGAGTCCGTGGTTCCGGAGTGGGGGATTCTGGAATCCCTGTTTCTCTGAAGCGGATGCAAGGAGATTCCGTGACATTTCATGTGATCAGAAAACCAGAATTACCCCCAGCAGTCGAGCTGGAGAAGATTTCATGGGGCAATGCATCCGGGTCAAACTACATAGTTATGCTGAATGTCCTTCCTGGGAGGAATGTTCCAGAATGGCTCAACTTCCAGGACAAGTTTGAGAAGAGGGTCCATGTGCCCAACACAACGACCCTGAGGATTGATAACCTGACCCTTGAGGACAGCGGGCTGTACCGGGCTCGAGTCAGCTACAGTAACGGAACAGAAAGTGACCAGGATTTCCATCTGATGGTCTACG AGCCCGTGCCCCTTCCTCAGATCCGGGCCATGGTTCCGTCCCTCACACCAGGCTGGTGCAATGTCACCGTGGAGTGTGACTCCATGGGAACCAGGGAGGGCCTGACCGTGTCCTGGGAGAGCGAGGGCCTCCCCAGGGAGTTGGAGCAGAGACCGGTCCCAGGACCAGCCCCCAACCCCTGGACCCTGGCTGTGAGCCTGCCCCTGAGCCAGCCCAACGCCAGCCTCACCTGTGTGGTCAGCAGCCAGGTGGACCAGAACACTGCTTCCCAGGACCTTCGAGACATCTGTGGCCATGGTGAGTGCAtcctgccagaggggaggggctctCTCCGAGCTCAGGGAGCCCTGGGTGACAGTTCCTGGCTCCTGTCCCTCCCATATTTATGGCACCTGCTACCTGGTCACCCCatccaggactctgggaggcACATCCAACTTGCTTCTGTCCTTCGGTGTCCCTCCCCTGCagctctcctcccctcacccctgcggGTCCAGGCAGCACCAGCAGT